Part of the Sulfuricurvum kujiense DSM 16994 genome, CACCTCATCGAGCGTTGCGCCGCTGAGCGGATCGACGATTGTCCCTACGACGGAACCTTTCTCGATCATCTGACAGTGTTCGATGGACGGAACGAACAATCCCGGCTGTGAAGCGTTCAGATATGCCACTTCCCCGACGTGCGACTGAATCGGAAAACGGACATTCAGCGGTTCTATCGCCAAAAAACCCTCTTCCGCCATCAGATTTAAAATACCGTCCAGCAGCTGATGCCCGTACGCTTTGCCCAAACGCATACCGACCCCCATCTCGACCACGAGAGTTTTCGTCCCCAGCGTATTCATCGCATGAGCAAAGGTCGATTCTAAAACCGTGACCGCATCGTGTACCCAGACAAAATCGATGTTAAGCTTATTGGCGAGCGGGACGAGGGTTTTTTCCTGGGATTTGGCGATGCGCACCTGCGGTATTTCGCGTAAAAAGACATTGGAAGAGTGGATATCAATCGCTATCTCCGATCCGCTCATCGCACTGATGACCCCATCGGCAATCTGTGCGGGGAGGAAGTCGTTTTTGCTTCCGGGAAAAATGCGGTTTAAATCGACATCATAGAAAGGAACCGAACGGGTGATACTGTCAAGTCCCAAAGAGTTGATGGCGGGATAGATATCAATCGTCGCTTTGATCTTGTCCGGATTAGCGCGAAGCCACTCTCCGAGCAAAAAACAGACGTACTGACCTTCCAACTCGTCTCCGTGAATCCCGCTGACGATGGAGATGCGCTTTGACGTTTCGCCTTCTTTGGGCGTGTATCGGCACCGCTGGATCCGAAACTGCTCCCCTACGGGAAGATCGATCGAAAAAACTTCTTCTATAACGCCCATAATGTCTCCATCATGATTGTGTTTGGAGCGATACCGAAGCGCAGGTATCTTTTTGAATCACCCGATCGACAACGCCGTTAAGAAATACCAAAAACTTCGAGATATCGGACGTTGTCACATTAATCGGACGGTAGTTGCGGTTCAACTGACGCGCGATCGCATTGATCACATCAATATCGGCCGCCACCATCTCAATCTCTCCGTAGAGCCGTAAAATAAGGTCAAATCTCTCGATCTGCTGTCCGAAACGGATCAATTGATAAGCGCGCGTACGATCCAACTCGGTCGAAAAGATCCCTAAAATCAAGCTGCAGTCATCGATAATCTCTTCGAGATTGGACGGACTCACCGCACGCTCTCGCCGCTCAACCAATTGATTGTAAATTTTATTGAGGGTGGCAAACCCTCTCTCATCAAGCAAGTGGCGCGTCTCAATCGCGTTTTCTCTGGCCCAGCTGATAATCTGCTCGATACTCCCGCCGTAGGTTCCGTATACCCCTTGTTTCAGGAAATCGAGAGCATTTTTATATTCGATTTCAACACCCAGTTTGCTATAGAGCTTATGCCCCTCCTCAAAATCCCGATCAATAATATAATCATAGGCGTTGACCAGTTCTCTAAGCATTGTCTCGGCACGCTGAACGTACCGTCCGAACCAATAGAGCCGCTGAGCGGTATTTACCGAAATAGCCATCCCGTTGATAATCATAATTCCACCACCCATGTATCTTTAAAGCCGCCCCCTTGGGACGAATTGACCAAATAGTTCCCCTCTTCCATCGCATAGCGGGTCAACCCGCCCATACTGACGGTCACTTTTTCCCCATGGATGACATAGGCGCGAAGATCGGCTTTGCGGGGGACGATACCCCCTTCCATCATACACGGCAGATCGTAAAACTCGATCACCTCCTGAGCGATCCATCGGCGCGGCTCCGCCAAAATCATCTCGATAATTTCAGCGCGTTTTTCGCTCGTTAAACGGTTCCCGAACAATACGCCGTACCCTCCCGCTTCCGCAACGTCTTTGATAACGAGTTTGTCGATATTCGCCAGAACGTATTCACGGTCTTTTTCATAATACGGAAGATAGGTCGGAGCGTTCGAGAGTATCGGCTCCTCATCCAAATAATATTTGACCATTTGGGGGACGAAATAATAAATACCCTTGTCATCGGCGACGCCGTTGCCGATGCTGTTCATAATAGCGATGTTTCCGGCTCGGTAAGCGCGCGTGATCCCTTTTACCCCGATGAGGGTATCGGGTTCAAATTCTTCGGGATCGAGAAAATCATCATCCAGCCGCCGATAGATCGCTCCGACCCGCTGGCGTTCTCCGTCGTACGAGCATAAGAAGACTTCATCGTTTTGAACGATTAAATCATCCCCGGTTGCGAGCGTGGCTCCGGTAATTTTTGCCAGGTAGCTGTGTTCGTAATAGGCGGAGTTATAGCGACCCGGGGTGAGAACGACATTGAGTCCCCCCGTATTGACGTAATCCATCGCCGCTTTGAGTTCATCACCGTAATGCTTGATTTTGCTGATTTTCATCGATTCGAAAAATTCGGGATAGGTGTGGCGAAACGCACGGCGGATAGTGAGGGGATAACTCACTCCGCTGGGAACGCGAAGGTTATCTTCGAGAATCACCCATTTACCGCTCACGGCGTCTTTCACCAAATCGATACCGCTGATATGGGTACGAATCCCTTTTGGGGGATTGACACCCATAAATTCAGGCAAAAACGCTTTTGCCGAATCGACATACTCACGCGGGACTATACCGTCTTTGACAATTTTCTGATCATTGTAAATATCGTTTAAAAAAGCGTTGAGGGCTTTGACACGCTGAATAATCCCCTCTTCCAACTCGTCGAATTCAGACTTGGGAATGATACGGGGGATCATATCGAAAGGGAAAGAGCGTTCAATAAAAGTTCCGTCTTTAAACAGATTGAAATTGACCGCATTGGCTTCTAGAAACTCTTTAAACTCAGAGACTTTACTTTGATCGACTTGATCAAAAATATCATAAAACTTTTGTAATTCAGGACATACGGGCTCGAGCATCAATACCCCTTGAAAATTAGGACTTATTCAATGATATCCTAATCTGATCTCATGGGTTGCTTAAAAAAAATACAATTACGCATTAATCATGCAAAAAGAACCTATTTATAAAAATCTACTCTCTGGAAACATCCACCATCACCCCTAAATGACTCGAGCCGCTTCCGACGACGACCCCCTGCATCGGAGAGATATCACTGTAGTCACGACCGTATCCCAAAAGAATATGCTGATCGATCGGAACCAAATTATTGGTAGGATCAAATTCGAACCATCCGAATCCCGGGAAAAATACCCCGATCCATGCATGAGACGCATCGGAACCGAATAGTTTCTCCGAACCCTCCTGTGGATTAGTCTCAA contains:
- a CDS encoding M14 family metallopeptidase, which produces MGVIEEVFSIDLPVGEQFRIQRCRYTPKEGETSKRISIVSGIHGDELEGQYVCFLLGEWLRANPDKIKATIDIYPAINSLGLDSITRSVPFYDVDLNRIFPGSKNDFLPAQIADGVISAMSGSEIAIDIHSSNVFLREIPQVRIAKSQEKTLVPLANKLNIDFVWVHDAVTVLESTFAHAMNTLGTKTLVVEMGVGMRLGKAYGHQLLDGILNLMAEEGFLAIEPLNVRFPIQSHVGEVAYLNASQPGLFVPSIEHCQMIEKGSVVGTIVDPLSGATLDEVIAPIGGILFTLRAYPIVYEGSLVGRIFGENG
- a CDS encoding alpha-E domain-containing protein, with amino-acid sequence MIINGMAISVNTAQRLYWFGRYVQRAETMLRELVNAYDYIIDRDFEEGHKLYSKLGVEIEYKNALDFLKQGVYGTYGGSIEQIISWARENAIETRHLLDERGFATLNKIYNQLVERRERAVSPSNLEEIIDDCSLILGIFSTELDRTRAYQLIRFGQQIERFDLILRLYGEIEMVAADIDVINAIARQLNRNYRPINVTTSDISKFLVFLNGVVDRVIQKDTCASVSLQTQS
- a CDS encoding circularly permuted type 2 ATP-grasp protein, with the translated sequence MLEPVCPELQKFYDIFDQVDQSKVSEFKEFLEANAVNFNLFKDGTFIERSFPFDMIPRIIPKSEFDELEEGIIQRVKALNAFLNDIYNDQKIVKDGIVPREYVDSAKAFLPEFMGVNPPKGIRTHISGIDLVKDAVSGKWVILEDNLRVPSGVSYPLTIRRAFRHTYPEFFESMKISKIKHYGDELKAAMDYVNTGGLNVVLTPGRYNSAYYEHSYLAKITGATLATGDDLIVQNDEVFLCSYDGERQRVGAIYRRLDDDFLDPEEFEPDTLIGVKGITRAYRAGNIAIMNSIGNGVADDKGIYYFVPQMVKYYLDEEPILSNAPTYLPYYEKDREYVLANIDKLVIKDVAEAGGYGVLFGNRLTSEKRAEIIEMILAEPRRWIAQEVIEFYDLPCMMEGGIVPRKADLRAYVIHGEKVTVSMGGLTRYAMEEGNYLVNSSQGGGFKDTWVVEL